ACCAAAACTAGACTATTCACCATGCTATACTAATCTTCCATGAAAGGTGAAGTAATGAACCTCAGTATGGAGATGAAATGGATTTGGAGTTGTGTTTCTTGGAAGAGCATTATGGCTACGTGCAGATTCAGATGACTTCAAAGAAAGCTGCAAACCCCAATAAAGCAAATGAATCTCTTAACTGATAATAAATATCTAAGAGAAAAGTATACAATTTAACTCTAAAGTACCTTGTCAAACAAATCTGCCACAGCAGCAGGTGGTGGGATCCTCTCATTTGTTGCAAAGTTAAATTCTTGAGGCTCGGTAACATTCTTCTTTGCATTGCAGAATATGCCAATGTTCCCTTTACTTTCAAAAATCTGACAAGAAATCATTTGGTTACCATAAAATTCTTGAAGGATAGGACAAAATTCTTACATAGGTAATATCGAAGTTGGCACCATTACCTTTTTATTTAGCGGCCTTGCCTTGAATTTGGGGGCTTTCTCAAGCTCCTCTTGCTCTAATTCCATGGAGCTCTTCAACTTCGGCGGACGGCCCCTCAGTGATGTTTGAAGTACAGGTGTTTTAGGTTCTGTAAGATGACGAGGCTTACATGAATTATCCTGTGTCAAAGAAGGAAATGAGACAACCTAATGAATCGAAGTGAATAAGCCGACATATCCAAAAGGGATCATATAACTCCTGTTGCTCTAAATTACCTTTTGAGACAGCTCTGTTGAAGCTACTGATGCTGAATCTACATTCTGATGGGACCTGGCCCTTGTTTCCAAATGAAACTcctaaagaaaataataaataaataattgttagtACTTGTATCACATTAGGCATTTCTGCTAAACATATTTTGATGTGGTTTACCTTAAACTCTGGAGGATGGGGTATACTTCTTGGTATCGGAGGCAAACTTGATGTCTGCAAAATCTATAAtggataaaaaaaaggaaataaataaatttcataaATCTAGGCATAAACGATAACATTCACGTACGACCCagagaagaatgaaaaagtacCTTCTTATTCAGTGGACGAGCCTTAAACTTTGGCATTTTAGCCATCAACTCTTCCTCAAGTTCAGCACTACTCTTCACCTTAGTTGGGCGAACCCTTTGAGTTGTCTCAAATTCAGGTTCTTTTGGTCGGGTCAATGTTAGTTTTGGTTTTGTCTAGTCATGGAAGCAACATTTCCCCAACTAATTAGTCAAAAatgtattttaagttttaacatgCACCATATGataaaaaaggagagaaaacaACAGATCCATATCTTACATTAGAAAGAGCACTGGGCAATGACAGGTCTCTTGTACTGGACTGAAATCTTTTAAGTATTTCTGCTGTTGATATAAATGGTGCAGGTGCTGTTTTTGGTGTTCCACGAACATAAACCTATCACATACAGACATAGATAGTTCGATATAAAATGATCCAGCAGTAAAGTACTAAAATTATAACCAAAAGgatcttttattaatatatgaaATTAATGAACAACACAAACCTTTCTGTCTTCTTTGTTAGTCTTGCTAGTACTTGAAGGGATGTTGGCATTGCCAGTGGTTAATAAACCCAATTTAGACTTATGGGGCAAATTGTGATGTTTGACATTCAGAATCTGAAAAGTTTTgacgaagaaagaaaaagggatacAATTAagataagacaaaaaaaaattttaaatagaaaatgCGGAAGAACAACGCAAAATTTACCTGTCTACTCTTTCCTCCTTCCAATTTTTGCTTTTTAATAGCTTGATTCTCTTGGGTCACATGGGGAGTCCCAGCAGTGCTGGTTTTCATGGATGATGACTGTAACTGTGGTTTTTTACTAGTGCCTATCTTTCTAGCTGTCTCTTGCTTCTTGGAGGTGGTGGTTGGCAATCTTTTCTGCAGTGTTGGTTTGGGAGTGCAAGCATCTTTTCCTACTTCAGCAGACCCATCTCCAGATGATGAAATCCCTAAGCATGAGCTCTCTCCTTTGCAAACATCTTCACTTCTTTCCGTATCAACAGGAACCTGATATCCATTGATCATAATTGTTATATGAGAACTTAAGTCAATAATCAGGGAACAAATTTTCCAAAAGGGATCCTCAGATTGCAGCAATAATTACCACATGAGAAATAATtgtcttgttttcttctttgacTTCACTGCAAGGTGCATCATCTTCCTTTATTTCAGTAGTGATGCTCTGTGGCTGTTTAATTGTTTCCTGAAAAGTCTTCTCAGCATTTTCGGATGTCTAGTAAAACAATATATGATCAGTAATGATaattcaatcaaattttaaGCACAACAATTATATCATCAATGTAGAAGTAAGAGTACCGTGTCTATTTTGTCAGCTTCATTAAAATCACACAAGGTATCTACAGTGATAGATCTACCAGCCTTGATTTTAGGCATGAATGCTGCAACAATTTGAAGAACCAAGTAAAGATCAATCACGTAAATAATCATACAATAAACACCAATTAGAAAACAAACTAAACAATAGTATGAACTTTTTATCCTGATAGCCtgtttagagagaaaaaaatatgtatgtAAGTAACCCTAACCTAAAAGGTGTTGGGTGCAAAAAGAATTGAACTTCCTATTAAGCGAATTATCCAACATTCCAAATAACTTATAGCTTAATCAAAGAGCTTAGAACCATGCGACAGGTTTAATTGAAGAATTTACAGAATAGCAGCCAGAGGAGAAACCACTGCTAAGAAATCAGCATGGATTTAAACCAACCCTAACCTGCTTCGATCCTATGTGTATAACCCTATAACCTAAAATCCCAACTTTTCACTCAGCAACAATTTAAAGAAACAAAACTTACGTGAAGGTGCGTAGGAGAGAGCAGTATCGAACCATAGCTGAGCCCTGCGCTCGTCCTCCTCGGTTTCCCCATTGATGAAATCAAAGAACCTCGGCGCTGAGAACTCGTAGGTCTCATTGATCATGGTAATGGTGGTTCCGCTGCCACCCCCGATGTTACTACTTCCAGTTTCCTCCGCCGCCGCCGTCACCATGTCCAATTTATTTGAGCACAACCTCGAGTTGAGGTGAAAGAGGGTTTTTCTTTCCTCCGAGTTTGGGTGTCTCTGGTTGAGTTCGATTGCTGCTTTGAGTTtgatctaattttttaattaaatattttgagaGGAAAACAGAAAGAGCGTGTGTTTGCTTTGCTGCTTGCTGCTGAAGGAGGGAGAGGGAGTGCGTAAGTGTAATGTTGCAAGAATTGTAATGGTCAGTTTTCTCTAACGGTCGAAAAACTTTTTGAACTGTTATTAACGAACCGATTTTCTACTTTCGTTCCAGCAGTTGCCTCCCAAGTCCAACGGCTATATCTCGTGTCAATTATATTCTTAGTCAACTTATATTTGGTGAATTTTATGgtgttttattatttaatgtcaatttttttaatttattttttataacaaattttaaatatttaaaaattatttattttaaattttttaaattgaatgttaatttttattttttttaataagttagACACCaccatcttttaattattatagcaattatttatttattttttgattcaCATATCTAGTAATCtagtaatattattttttttttagtatcaTGCTatcatattatgaattcttTAAACTACGTTTGGTAAGAAATAAGTTAAAGataatgataaaatatttagaCGATATCTTTGTAAGAATATGTGAAAAAATTCACTCATTTTCTATACATGTAGTATACTTAAAAGGTAGGGAGGAAATGTTAAtattccttttttatttatcaatactCTCTAGTTTTAACTTCTCACAGTTAACTCGTAAAGTGATCACAGCTTATTCACGAAGACGTGTGAACAGTGTTTTTATACGTAGGGTctctaataaattatttttaacttttcttttttttttttaatatgtagtccattttaatgataaaaaacaTATTACATGTACTTTTAAGATATTAGTTTTTGAATcaagattttttaaattaaaaaattagtaaaataataaaataaaaaattaattattaattttcacaatttttgtaataaaatttatatataatagaaattataaattcaataataattaattttttattttagagaatctAAAttcttagttttttattttataatttttatgaatttaataattatagaaatGGTTATTTTAATCTTTGTTAAATAATTAGATGAATTTAAGTAACAAATGCCCTTAAGACcactatacataaaaatatagtttttatttttattacgaTCATTAACAacgaatatatatatatatatacacacacacacactcattGTAATCCCTTGTTCCGTTTAATCACATGGATGGTGGTGAATGGTGACGAAAATGAAGAAATAAACACATGATTATGGAATTATCGGATATAAACATGATCTTTATTTAACTTAGTGATATCACATTTAGGAGTGACTATTgttttttgtaattataaacTTGAATAGTACAGTTTAACAAGGGAATTAATggagttaatactcaaaataatttttaaaattctgaaGTTGTATTATTTCATATTATAAATGATCACTAATTAGAATTTGTTATTGTAGATATGTCATGTGACTATGTATGTAGAATTTTAaggttaaaaaaaattctaaatttttgtcATCATTAAATGATTATGAAGGCATATAGAGTTACATATATACattctttaatttaaattcaatacacactactagaaaattagttattacagacggatatttccgacggattttatcccacTGAAATACAGACGAAATTTCAGAGGAATTTTTTtgtcggaaaacaaaaaaaaatagattagcataaattacagacggaaaagagAATCCGTCTATAATTCCgtcggaaaaattaattttttttccgtgGAATggttacagacggattttccatcTGTAATTAAGCAGACAAGATGcgcgttttattaaattattacagacgaaaaatctgtctgtaatttaaattaaatccgtcgaaaatattgaaaaccctaattttatcACCTCCCCCATTCACACTCCATTCACACTCTATTCGAACTCTTTGCCCTCATCCCTCGAACTCTTTGCCCTGCAGCCCGCCGCCCACAGCCACCGCAGTCTCTGCCGCCACTGCAGCCATGCAGCCCCCGCATCAGCCCTCGCAGCTCCCCGCAACCCCCACAGCCTCGCAGCCCCTCAGCGGCGCAGCCACCGCAGCCGCTACACAGACACAGCCTCCACCGCCACCGTAGAAGATCCGTCGCCGTCGGATTCTGAGCTTTTTTTCGTTCCAGATCAACGCTTTCTTTGTCAGATTCCCTTCGCGCAGCTGGTAGATTGCAAACCCTAACTTTTCTATTCgtttgtattttgtatttttcttcagcTGACGCTTCTTTTGCTCGTTACTCTCTCGAGGTTGTTGATTCTAATGTTGTAAGATCAACCATCCGGTTCTCGAGGTTGTCTTCTGCACTTGTTGAAGCTGTTAGCTCTCCCTCACTTGGAAGATTCCTCGGCTGTAAGTGTCCATTTCCCTCAATCGAATGAATCTCAGCATGCTCTATGTTCTGGGTTTTTCCTCAGCATGCTCTTAATAAGTTGTTTCCTGTTGCATGCAAGTCGGCTTTCAAATGTTATCATTATAATGAAAAGGCTTGCTTGGCTTGAATGATTTCGTATTCTctttaatgaaaaatatttaaataattgatcAAAAGTTCATGATATTAATTATCATTACAAGTTACAACAGTGTGACTGATACTGGTTTGAAGTACTTACAGTGTgaaagaataaataattggCAGTGGAGAAATGGAGGAtctgttaattttattaataagtcCACCCATGTCCTGTTTCATTCATTTAATCTCAAGTGTCACACATTTTCTTCAATTAGCTCTGCCCATTTCACCATAATATTGTGAACAGCTCCTATTTCTCCAGTGTTGGATTTGGAGTATATGTATGCTTATTACTGAGTGAATTACAAAATGCCTAGCTGAGTTTTGCTGTTCATTTTGATCATGCTTAGGTGTGTTTATGTGTGCTTATATGGTTTCATGATTTTTGTCTTTTAAATATCAATTTGAGGATCCATCAAATATCAATTTCTGCAGTTTCCAGTGTGACAACAGGGGATTATACATGTATATCTACGTTTGTTAAGAATgaatattatcatttttattttgaaaatattattttttaataaatttatatattatatcatataaaaaaaagagtaataatatatttttcaatattttattcttttatgttaTCTTTTGAGTGGCTTTCTCAAATATGAACCATACAAATATCTAATTTGCTCCCAAACAGATTGTCCTGTCCTTCAATTACTCCTTTTGTTcttagaagaaaataaagataaatctGCATAAACTAATCATGGCTTTACCTTATTCATTTGCTACTACTACTAAATCTTCAGTTTTTTCAAAGCTTCACAACACTTCTTTCTTCCAACACAATCAACTACAAAGAGCAAATGTTGGAAGGTACTTCAAACTCTTTCATTCCATTATTTTTACAGAGACTCCTAAAATGATTAAGACTGCTGCTTCTGTTCCATGTCTTAGGATTAATTCTGGTTTGGTCAAGCCTGGTGATGTTGGAAGGTACTTCAAACTCTTTCATTCATCTCTGCttcttttaactattaattttctctttttatattttatttctatgAATTGTCCAGATAAACTTTAGTTAATGATATTAGTTGGATAAAACTCTTTCTAGTGATACTGAATAATTTGAAacatacattgaaaataaagcTTGTCAGAGTTTATAGTTTAAGTTGGAGAAACAAGTAGTTAAAGTTGATGAACTGGCAGTGTAATAATTGTGAAATACtgatgaaaaatttttagaaaaaagttgaaaatcaattttaatttaatcagaaatcattctattttttcaaaaataccgAAAAAtgatttagtttttgttttaagaGTTGgtaatttcattaaatttttacaaatattaaaaaggtgatttttttaatttattttttaataaacacaCCCCCTAATCATTCATTAGCTCTCATTATATGGC
The Arachis duranensis cultivar V14167 chromosome 5, aradu.V14167.gnm2.J7QH, whole genome shotgun sequence genome window above contains:
- the LOC107489241 gene encoding protein TPX2-like, with product MVTAAAEETGSSNIGGGSGTTITMINETYEFSAPRFFDFINGETEEDERRAQLWFDTALSYAPSPFMPKIKAGRSITVDTLCDFNEADKIDTTSENAEKTFQETIKQPQSITTEIKEDDAPCSEVKEENKTIISHVVPVDTERSEDVCKGESSCLGISSSGDGSAEVGKDACTPKPTLQKRLPTTTSKKQETARKIGTSKKPQLQSSSMKTSTAGTPHVTQENQAIKKQKLEGGKSRQILNVKHHNLPHKSKLGLLTTGNANIPSSTSKTNKEDRKVYVRGTPKTAPAPFISTAEILKRFQSSTRDLSLPSALSNTKPKLTLTRPKEPEFETTQRVRPTKVKSSAELEEELMAKMPKFKARPLNKKILQTSSLPPIPRSIPHPPEFKEFHLETRARSHQNVDSASVASTELSQKDNSCKPRHLTEPKTPVLQTSLRGRPPKLKSSMELEQEELEKAPKFKARPLNKKIFESKGNIGIFCNAKKNVTEPQEFNFATNERIPPPAAVADLFDKLSLKSSESARSHNALPRNTTPNPFHLHTEERGAEKEKRLLVELLTKQWEEERARVPKANPYPYTTDYPVIPQKPEPKQCTKPEPFQLESLVRHEEEMQKEMEERLRMEREEAEMRTFKAQPILKEDPIPVPEKVRKPLTQVQQFNLHVEHRAVDRAQFDERIKEKEMMHKRYREESEAARMIEEEKALKQLRRTMVPHARPIPKFDNPFCPQKSTKDTTKPKSPNLRVFHRKERRKVFNGIVISSPASNMR